Proteins from one Staphylococcus saprophyticus subsp. saprophyticus ATCC 15305 = NCTC 7292 genomic window:
- the ychF gene encoding redox-regulated ATPase YchF produces MALTAGIVGLPNVGKSTLFNAITKAGALAANYPFATIDPNVGIVEVPDSRLDVLTKMVQPKKTIPTTFEFTDIAGIVKGASKGEGLGNKFLSHIREVDAICQVVRAFDDDNVTHVSGRVDPIDDIEVINMELVLADLESVDKRLPKVEKMARQKDKGAVNETRILSRIKEALEEGNPVRSLEFTEEDQKFIDQAQLLTSKKMLYIANVGEDEIGDDDNEKVKLIREYAAKEDSEVIVISAKIEEEIAVLEDEDREMFLEDLGIEEPGLDRLIRTTYDLLGLATYFTAGVQEVRAWTFIKGMTAPQCAGIIHTDFERGFIRAEVTSYDDYVAFDGENGAKEAGKQRLEGKEYIMKDGDVVHFRFNV; encoded by the coding sequence ATGGCTTTAACAGCAGGTATTGTTGGATTGCCCAACGTAGGTAAATCGACACTTTTCAATGCAATTACAAAAGCAGGTGCTTTAGCAGCAAACTATCCGTTCGCTACGATAGATCCGAACGTAGGGATTGTCGAAGTGCCAGATAGCAGATTAGATGTTTTAACGAAGATGGTACAACCTAAAAAGACAATTCCAACAACATTTGAATTTACGGATATTGCAGGTATTGTTAAAGGCGCTTCAAAAGGTGAAGGGCTAGGTAACAAATTCCTATCTCACATTCGTGAAGTAGATGCGATTTGCCAAGTCGTTCGTGCATTTGACGATGATAATGTAACGCATGTTTCAGGTCGTGTAGATCCAATTGATGACATTGAAGTCATTAACATGGAATTGGTGTTAGCTGATTTAGAATCTGTTGACAAACGTTTACCAAAAGTGGAAAAAATGGCTCGCCAAAAAGATAAAGGTGCGGTTAATGAAACACGTATTTTATCAAGAATTAAAGAAGCTTTAGAAGAAGGCAATCCAGTAAGAAGTCTGGAATTCACAGAAGAAGATCAAAAATTCATCGACCAAGCGCAGTTGTTAACATCTAAAAAAATGCTTTATATTGCTAACGTCGGTGAAGATGAAATCGGCGATGACGATAATGAAAAAGTAAAACTGATTCGTGAATATGCAGCAAAAGAAGATTCAGAAGTGATTGTCATTAGCGCAAAAATTGAAGAAGAGATTGCTGTCTTAGAAGATGAAGATCGCGAAATGTTCTTAGAGGACTTAGGCATTGAAGAGCCAGGTTTAGATCGTTTAATCCGTACAACTTATGACTTGCTAGGTTTGGCAACATACTTTACAGCCGGTGTACAAGAAGTGCGCGCTTGGACGTTTATTAAAGGCATGACAGCACCACAATGTGCGGGTATCATTCATACAGACTTTGAGCGAGGTTTTATTCGTGCCGAAGTAACGAGCTATGACGATTACGTGGCATTCGATGGTGAGAATGGCGCTAAAGAAGCAGGAAAACAACGCCTAGAAGGTAAAGAATATATTATGAAAGACGGAGACGTTGTACACTT
- a CDS encoding DUF951 domain-containing protein → MTSNYGLNDIVEMKKQHACGTNRFKIIRVGADIRIKCENCQRSIMIPRQTFNKKIKKILVSQQDTDNKENE, encoded by the coding sequence ATGACATCCAATTACGGTTTAAATGATATTGTAGAAATGAAAAAACAACACGCATGTGGCACGAATCGTTTTAAAATCATTCGTGTAGGTGCTGACATCCGAATAAAATGTGAAAATTGTCAAAGAAGTATCATGATTCCAAGACAAACTTTTAATAAAAAAATTAAAAAAATACTAGTATCCCAACAAGATACTGATAATAAGGAGAATGAATAA
- a CDS encoding mechanosensitive ion channel family protein produces the protein MGQIKSILYSIIEPLTKPETYQALLSNLIMIIVYVVAAWIILRFVNKAIAQFFKIQNKGKSGNKKRSKTLISLVQNVVSYVVWFIVLTTILSKFGISVGGIIASAGVVGLAVGFGAQTVVKDIITGFFIIFENQFDVGDYVKISNSGSPVAEGTVKSIGLRSMRINTITGELTTLPNGSVGEITNYSVINGEAIVEIPVSISEDIDHVEEVLTTYFESIRSKYYLFISTPEVVGVNSITNNEIVLSVSAETIPGEGASGGRILRKEILKLFKLKEIKTPQPTMVQYDANQQK, from the coding sequence TTGGGTCAAATTAAAAGTATCCTATATTCAATTATAGAACCTTTAACAAAGCCGGAAACGTATCAAGCTTTACTATCTAATCTGATTATGATTATTGTATACGTTGTCGCGGCATGGATTATTTTGCGCTTTGTGAATAAAGCGATTGCGCAGTTCTTTAAAATTCAAAATAAAGGCAAAAGTGGGAATAAAAAGCGTTCGAAAACTTTGATATCATTAGTTCAAAATGTAGTATCTTATGTGGTATGGTTTATAGTACTGACGACCATTTTAAGTAAATTCGGTATAAGCGTAGGTGGCATTATTGCCAGTGCGGGTGTCGTTGGTCTTGCAGTAGGTTTTGGTGCTCAAACTGTTGTTAAAGATATTATTACAGGTTTCTTCATTATTTTCGAAAATCAGTTTGATGTTGGGGATTATGTTAAAATTAGTAATAGTGGTTCTCCCGTGGCAGAAGGCACAGTGAAATCGATTGGTTTAAGATCAATGCGCATTAATACCATTACAGGTGAATTAACAACGCTACCGAATGGGAGTGTTGGGGAAATTACCAATTATTCAGTTATAAATGGTGAGGCAATTGTTGAAATTCCAGTATCTATTTCAGAAGACATTGATCATGTGGAAGAAGTACTGACGACATATTTTGAATCTATTAGATCTAAATATTACTTATTTATCTCGACACCAGAAGTAGTAGGTGTTAATTCGATTACAAATAACGAAATCGTATTGAGTGTGTCTGCAGAGACAATTCCAGGCGAAGGTGCGTCAGGTGGGCGTATTTTAAGAAAAGAAATCTTGAAATTATTTAAACTTAAAGAAATTAAAACACCACAGCCAACGATGGTACAGTACGATGCGAACCAGCAAAAATAA
- a CDS encoding DUF2294 domain-containing protein: protein MKMTKGRYESEISKAITQWEKDFLGRGSLSVKTDILRDMIIVSLHGVLTQAEYKVCETNEGLLTIKKTRSKLVESGIEALDEIVLSITGEKVKSFHTDLSSRTGERIIIFKLHNDLEKQIIE from the coding sequence ATGAAAATGACCAAAGGTCGCTATGAGTCTGAAATCAGCAAAGCAATTACCCAATGGGAAAAAGACTTCCTTGGCCGCGGCTCTCTGTCAGTTAAAACGGATATATTACGTGACATGATTATTGTGAGTTTACATGGCGTATTGACTCAAGCAGAGTACAAAGTGTGTGAAACGAATGAAGGTTTGTTAACTATAAAAAAAACACGTTCTAAACTGGTTGAATCTGGTATTGAAGCGCTTGATGAAATCGTGCTGTCTATAACAGGCGAAAAAGTGAAAAGTTTTCATACAGATTTAAGTTCTAGAACAGGTGAAAGAATTATCATTTTTAAATTGCATAATGATTTAGAAAAACAAATTATTGAATAA
- a CDS encoding DUF2309 domain-containing protein, translating into MGVSKIESTQASTYIDDIHDKVTRASNVIVPLSPISVFAARSPWARLEHKSFDEIAHWLKETRKVDMYPARMTILEANQKGEIDDAYVEQFFQQWLNDTALKIPRENAAQYGRNALKLETLETPTDIKSQLEALVSDLNEQVKFESENTVPLKSTYILDEKNERLIDTVDYHTIKWCKLYIDDAQSGWTMPNRDKGLFYAWRRLVAYDPALTKDQRARLKSLPNEAEDLMQQALSYLNISEADAQTYLENHLLSLPGWAGMMLWQDEHNHKVHDLLFSYLAIRIAMEWAIVEPYLPVSQPEDLNDMNKEELIASWIQWGNFSMQSWKALSIEAQQAHIQFAYRFNEQFCRKLWLDAWEATYNQQLKAMIGPKSSVEAEQQSQTLVQMAFCIDVRSEPFRKHIEANGPFETIGIAGFFGLPIEKAELGKKYSHPSLPVMNQPQHKIKEYTHEHEPNAFQQRKHALESVTYTFKKMKQNVLPSLLLPELSGPWLSLQMFTRSFIPKSVGSVIRKFYTSWLKKPNDTALTLNYEPQHQHNHRHIHLEDDLPVGFTDEEKVNYALQALKLMDLTDDFAPLVVMCGHGSQSANNPYAASLDCGACGGAASGFNAKVLAQLCNLPEVRQGLLQEGVAIPETTIFAAAEHQTSIDTLTWIYVPKLTEAARNAYENIEAAMPKISYQANKKRLSQLPNNNLTNRNPNHEVYRLTNDWSEIRPEWGLAKNAAFIIGQRELTKQSDLAGRAFLHNYNWKNDENGTILENIIAGPALVAQWINLQYYASTVAPHYYGSGSKTTQSVTAGIGVMQGNASDLLTGLPWQSVMSADNKMYHSPIRLVVVIQAPQAFISRLLENDETFKQKVMHGWVRLASVDEDNHWHEWSNEVKKFS; encoded by the coding sequence ATGGGCGTATCAAAGATAGAATCAACGCAAGCGTCGACATATATTGATGATATACATGATAAAGTTACACGTGCGAGTAACGTAATCGTACCATTGTCACCTATTTCAGTGTTCGCTGCTAGAAGTCCGTGGGCAAGGCTAGAACATAAATCATTTGATGAAATCGCCCATTGGTTAAAAGAAACGCGCAAAGTAGATATGTATCCTGCACGAATGACTATTTTGGAAGCCAATCAAAAAGGCGAAATTGATGATGCGTATGTAGAACAATTTTTTCAACAATGGTTAAATGATACAGCATTAAAGATTCCAAGAGAAAATGCAGCGCAATATGGCCGTAACGCATTGAAATTGGAGACGTTGGAAACACCTACGGATATTAAATCGCAGCTAGAAGCATTAGTTAGTGATTTAAATGAACAGGTCAAATTTGAATCTGAAAATACTGTACCGTTAAAGAGTACATACATTTTAGATGAAAAAAATGAACGACTGATTGATACGGTGGATTACCATACGATTAAGTGGTGTAAATTATATATTGATGATGCACAATCTGGATGGACAATGCCAAATCGTGACAAGGGATTATTCTATGCTTGGCGTAGATTAGTAGCGTATGATCCTGCGTTAACCAAAGATCAACGCGCACGTTTAAAATCATTACCTAATGAGGCAGAGGATTTAATGCAACAAGCATTAAGCTATTTAAATATCTCAGAGGCAGACGCGCAAACATATTTAGAAAATCACTTACTATCTTTACCTGGTTGGGCTGGCATGATGCTATGGCAAGATGAACATAATCACAAAGTGCATGACTTACTTTTTTCTTATCTTGCTATCCGTATTGCTATGGAATGGGCAATTGTTGAGCCATATTTACCTGTATCACAGCCTGAAGATTTAAATGATATGAATAAAGAAGAGCTGATTGCATCATGGATCCAGTGGGGCAATTTTTCAATGCAATCTTGGAAAGCTCTATCTATCGAAGCACAACAAGCACATATTCAATTTGCGTATCGATTCAATGAACAATTTTGTAGAAAATTATGGTTAGACGCTTGGGAAGCGACTTATAATCAACAATTGAAAGCAATGATCGGACCGAAATCAAGCGTTGAGGCTGAACAACAATCACAAACATTAGTACAAATGGCATTTTGTATTGATGTGCGTTCTGAACCGTTTAGGAAGCACATTGAAGCTAATGGTCCATTTGAAACTATTGGTATAGCTGGATTTTTCGGTTTACCAATCGAAAAAGCGGAACTGGGTAAAAAGTATAGTCATCCATCATTACCTGTAATGAACCAGCCACAGCATAAGATTAAAGAATATACTCATGAGCACGAGCCTAATGCATTCCAACAACGTAAACATGCATTAGAATCAGTGACGTATACATTTAAAAAAATGAAACAAAATGTCTTGCCTAGCTTACTATTACCAGAATTAAGTGGTCCGTGGTTATCGCTACAAATGTTTACACGTAGTTTTATACCGAAAAGTGTTGGCAGTGTTATTCGAAAATTTTATACAAGTTGGTTAAAGAAACCCAATGATACTGCATTGACTTTAAATTATGAACCACAACATCAGCACAATCATCGCCACATACATTTGGAAGATGATTTGCCGGTTGGTTTTACAGATGAAGAAAAAGTGAACTACGCTCTACAAGCACTTAAACTAATGGACTTAACAGACGATTTCGCACCGTTAGTTGTCATGTGTGGACATGGAAGTCAGAGTGCCAATAATCCCTATGCAGCGTCATTAGATTGTGGTGCATGTGGTGGTGCGGCGAGTGGTTTTAATGCAAAAGTATTGGCGCAGTTATGTAATTTGCCAGAAGTGAGACAAGGTTTGTTGCAAGAGGGTGTAGCTATTCCTGAGACGACAATCTTCGCTGCTGCAGAACATCAAACTTCTATTGATACATTGACATGGATTTACGTACCTAAGCTTACAGAAGCGGCACGTAATGCGTATGAAAATATTGAAGCGGCCATGCCAAAAATTAGTTATCAAGCAAATAAAAAACGCCTCTCTCAATTGCCGAATAATAATTTAACTAATCGCAATCCGAATCATGAAGTGTATCGATTAACGAATGATTGGAGTGAAATTAGACCAGAATGGGGTCTAGCTAAAAATGCAGCGTTTATCATTGGTCAGCGTGAATTAACTAAACAGAGTGATTTAGCAGGAAGAGCATTTTTGCATAATTATAATTGGAAAAACGATGAAAATGGCACTATTTTAGAAAATATTATTGCGGGTCCAGCACTTGTAGCGCAATGGATTAACTTACAATATTACGCATCTACGGTTGCGCCGCACTATTACGGAAGTGGTAGTAAAACAACACAATCAGTGACTGCAGGTATCGGCGTGATGCAAGGTAATGCAAGTGATTTATTGACCGGTTTACCATGGCAATCCGTGATGTCAGCAGATAATAAGATGTATCATTCACCGATTAGATTAGTTGTTGTAATCCAAGCACCACAAGCCTTTATTAGTCGGTTATTAGAAAATGATGAAACATTTAAGCAGAAAGTCATGCATGGTTGGGTTCGTTTAGCAAGTGTTGACGAAGACAATCACTGGCATGAATGGTCAAACGAAGTTAAAAAATTTAGTTAA